In Papaver somniferum cultivar HN1 chromosome 9, ASM357369v1, whole genome shotgun sequence, the genomic stretch TTGTCTATATAACTCATGATGTATCTTGTGCCACTTATCCAACTCTTGACTAACTTCTAACGCATTTGAAGTATTTTCAGGAGAAAAAGGCAGAGCTTGTATTGCAGATAGCTTTTTTTTGGAGATTATCCACATTCTGATCAATGTTTCCaaaatgagttttgttccatttaGATAGAGTAATCTTGGTGAACTGAAGCCTTTTAATGAGCTTGAAACCTGGAGAGCCTTGAACTGATTTCTCCCAAGCCTTAGCAATTTCAGCTGCACAAGTTCTATCTTGAAGCCAAGTCTGAAAGAATTTAAACGACTTCCAAAGTTTTGGCTGAGAGTGATCTGTCACTAACATCACAGGGCAATGATCACTTCCATTTTGAGTTAAATGAAGAAGTTTAGAGTCTTGAAAGTGTAGACTCCAAGAACCATTGGTGCCATATCTAGTCTTGATCTCTTTTTCCCCGTTTCCAAGTTATTATTTGACCAAGTGTGTTCTCTGCCTATAAAACCCAAACCTTGCAAACCTACTTCCTGAATGATAGAATTAACAAAGCCATCACCTGAAGAAGAAGCTGATGAATAAGAATCTAGAATATgaaaattaagatcaccaagaaAAACCCATGGCTGAGCAATGTTGAGTCCAATGTCTTTGATAAATTCCCATTGAACTTTCTTCTTAGAATAATCACAATATCCATACATACAGGATAATAATAATTCAGGTTGACTAGGATCACATTGAACTGCAACATGAATCATATTATCTTCACAACTAAGTACATCACAAATGAAACCATTCTTCCATAAAAGGGCTAGACCTCCAGACAAACCAATGGGTTGGAGAAATCTCATATTAGGAAATTTAAATGGAGCTAACAACATTTTCATCTTATCTTCATGGGTTTTAGTTTCACATAAAAATATAATATCATGGTCTTGGTATCTAATTAAGCCCTTAAGATGATCTCTGGTGGTAGGGGTGTTGAGGTCTTGAACATTCCATGAAACTACTTTCATGTTGAAAAAGGATACTATCAGCTGAATTATGCAAAGCAAAGTAAAAAAGTGCTTAAAAAACCTAAAACAAGATATGCAGGAAAACTTATTTACTACCGTGGGTTTTGCATGGGAAAATTTAATGTACTTAGGGTTATTAAATGCAGACTGAGATAAGTAATTAAATTCAGGTATAATGAGTAATTTATGTAAACAAATAAAACGAAGTTGCAAATTAAGAATAAGAAGGATAATTAAAGGTGAAAGTAATGAGTGAAACCTGATCCCCCTTGGGTGGTTGTGTTTTCTGATTCTTTTCAGTGGTGATCACTTGAGTATCTGTAGGGCCAGTGATTGGAATCATAATGTTGTTGTGTGATGAAATCTCAGTAGCAGGAGGAATAAGAGAATCAGCTTCACCAGCTCTTTGACGCTTGCCTAGTCAACTGTCTTCTTCAGATaaagtctcttcacctttgagTAAAGAATCTAAATTAATAATGTCACCATCTTTTGGAGGAATGGAAACATTAGATTTGACAAACTTTTTATGGTTCTTTTTCGCTGCAGGAGTTTTGATAGAGGCAGATTCCTTAGTTGTAGCTACAATTGATATGTTTTTACGAATGTTGCTAATTTTCCCAACAAAATAAGGTTTCTCATGAGCCTTCTTCAAAAAGATCGCAGCATCCTTACAGACATCATTTGAATGGTTCACAATCTAACATTCAGTGCATATGCTTTTAGGTTGTCGCTCGAATAAGTATTGTTGCCACTTAGTAACCCCTGCATTGGTTGAGAATTTCACCCCTCTTCTCATAGGCATAGAAAGATCCACATTAACGCAAACTTTCACAGGGATCCCACCTATAGGGATTGCATATGTTGGTTCTATAGCCACAACTTCACCCATaacttgtcatattttagtatcagaaGTGACATTCATGTGCTCTGGCAATATGTATTTGAGCTGGATCCAAAATAATTGAAAACCCCAATGTTTTTCTGTGTAAACCGTTCCCGGAATATAATCATGTATAACTAACAGGTGCCTGTTAATGTTCCACGGACGTTCATCAATAACTTTTTTGAGCAGCTCTCATTGATTGAACTTGAATATGAAAACATTTGGCTCCACCTCTATGATTCTTAGGTTTTCCAGAGTGAGAAAAGGCCAAGTAAAGGTGATGCCTTTTTCTACCATATCATAATTCATTCgtccttcaataataaccttgccAATCGCACTTGCTTCCCAttcatctttatcttcttcttctttgttattGTTGCTGATAATCTCCAGTTCATTAACATCTCCCAAGTCTAGAGTTGCTTTCTTGAACTTGTTAACCAAATCCATAACTTGACTAGATTGAGACTCCTCCATAAGGTAATGTAATTGGAGAGAATAGTTTACACCACAGGAAAAATAACTCTCCCAGAAACGAACTTTCTAGAAAGTTTGGGTGTGAAGTTCAGGATTGTGAAAATATTCAATACTGCTGCTATTGGTGCACAATTGGATATGTTCAGTATTGTTAAGTAATTGCGGAGTATTTTTAGGATGATAAGAAAGGAAGTTGAGATATTTAGTATTgttaaaattccaaggcacgaatttttagatatgttatatccaagttgtgttaccaattatatccctGAAAATTAGGCTGTATAACGAGTTATATctgaaaaatagtatgcataacgatttatgtattgattcttaataatttcggataattttggaTGTCACAATAtctaaaattaattatgggcctgacaataagaatattattttttttttcagactgcgcctaattttcccaattCTTCTTTCTTTATAGAGTTCTCAAAAAAAGACGGCCCAGCCAGCCTGGCCTGCCAGGACTTCAGTGTAGCGCTTAGCCTCTTTAGAGTTTAGGCAAGGCTAGGCCGGGCTGGGCTAAGCGCGTCCATAGCCACTATTTTTCTCTTTCCTGAGTTGTCGAATTTCCTAAACCAAACTTGTTTgttagaagaaagaaaagagaagaaatagaACCCCAATTTTCgtctggaaattagggtttggatttcGTGAGTAAAAATGTCACAGCAGAATGGGAAATTGATGCCAAATCTGGATCAGCAGAGTACTAAAGTCCTTAATCTCACTGTACTTCAAAGAATTGATCCTTTCGTCGAAGAAATTTTAATCACAGCTGCACACGTTACCTTTTACGAGTTCAATATAGACCTCAATCAATGGGTTCGTATCTCCCTCCCTCCTCCTCCTATCCCTTTATATCGGTTTGTTTCTGATTAGATTTATCCTGATTGACTGCAGAGTCGAAAGGATGTGGAAGGATCTCTATTTGTTGTCAAaaggtgagttttttttttcattttgaatcAACATTTGATAATTGTTGAATTGTGTGAAAAACGGTTTACTGTTGTTTTTCAGGAACGCACAACCTCGTTTCCAGTTCATCGTAATGAATCGACGCAATACAGGTTCAAATTTGTACCTCAGTTTATGTTACTTTCATTTATTTTGAATTCTGTACGAGTTTTTAGGGTTAAGTAACTATGTCTGTATAAAGGTTTAGATTATTGTTTATGAAAACAGATAATCTGGTAGAGGATCTATTAGGAGATTTTGAGTATGAAATTCAGGTTCCATATTTGTTATATCGAAATCCGTCTCAAGAAGTGAATGGTATCTGGTTTTACAATGCCCGTGAATGTGAAGATGTTGCAAATCTCTTTAGTAGGTAAAGTGTTGCAAGTTATATGGTATTACCTAATTGGAAAATACTGAATATTTACTACGAAGAAGTTTTTAGTATTGCTTTGGTTTcactcatttatttatttttggttgtTTTGATCGTTCAGGATACTAAGTGCATACTCTAGAGTTCCTTCAAAGCCACAAGCACCTTTAATTAAAAGGTAATATTTAATTTTCCTGTCAAATCAAATAATCTTAGCGGTTACACAACCAATATTGATTCACTTATGTGGGCATTGTCTTGCTACTGAAACCTTATCTTGCTATTCTAATATTTTCTGAAAATTTATTACTATGCCTAAGAATTTTAATTTGTTAATGCATGCTGTATTCTCTACCACCTTTCTGCTGTAAACAATGTTTTGGGCATGACTAGTTGCATAGTTCTACATCACATTCTCCCACTGCGAGTACTTGAATGCTTATCAGTTAGTTCAGTTTGATCACAACTTTTCAAATAAATGTGCTTCAGTAGTTCAGGTTAAAAttttcaacaacagcaacaacaaccaaGCCTTTAGTCCCGAACAAGTGGGGGTTGGCTTTAGAATTTTCAAcggtgaaaataaaataaactctGTTGTTCTTCTTAGGAACATAAATTTGGTGGGCGTGCCATCCGAACACCAAGGACCAGTGATTTAGTTGTGCTCAACTTCTTAAGGATTGATGAGAGCAAATATGAGGAGTAACTCTAATATCTGCATTAGATCAGCAACCTTATTTGTGTTGATGAAGCCAACTTATTTTGAAATTGTGAACATGCGCATGCCCTCTCTTGGTTATCAATAGTAGAAATTCAACATCTTAAACTCGTAGGAGTAAGTTTCTTTTAACTTCATTAGCCTAATCTGTATTTTACCATAATCATGCTTTTATAATTGGTTCAGGTTACAATTGATGATGTCGTAATTGTAGCATTATCAACTTTATTGAGCAAATCTAATCTTATTTTTTCTGAACTTCATTTCTTACCAGTGAGTTTGAGGAATTGGAAGCAGTCCCTTCTATGGCGGTGATGGAGGGTCCACTTGAGCCATCATCATCAAATGCTTCTGTCATGAATGAAGTTCCTGATACTTCTTCGTTTGTGAACTTTTTCAGTGTACGTATTTTTATGTACAGCGCATATTTTGTCTTTTCTTCATTGGTGATCATTTTTTCCCATCAGAATCTTCTCCAACTAAGACATGTTATTTGTGACAGGCTGCTATGAACCTCGGGAATCCTTCGAATGCAGCAAACGCAGGGCAACCTCAGCCTCCTACTGCAAGGATTCCTTTGTCTTCTCATGCTCCCAGTGTTGTACCTTCATCAGTTCCAACCCAGCAAATACCATCTTATATCCCACATTCACCCTCTCCCCCACTGCCTTCATATGATTCCCTTGAGTCTAGTAACAGCAACAACCCTGCTGCCAATCTTCTGACGCCTTTGTTTTTTGTACCCTCTCCTTCCCCATCCACATTGATGGCTCCACAAATCTCATCTACTGTACCCAATGCTCCTCCTCTTCATCCTCCCGTGAATCTGCAACGTCCTTATGGAACTCCGCTACTCCAACCCTTTCCACCCCCTACTCCATCTCTGTCTCTTACACCTGCTCCTTCTGCAACTCCTATTCCAAACTTTGGACCATTCCTTACCAGAGAAAAAGTTCGAGATGCACTTCTGAGGATATTTCAGGTTTGTTGTTATCCACTTACTTTGTAAAATGGTTAGTCTTTATAACTATGATATCAGAATACTTCTTTGGAGTATTAGAAAATGCTCAAGTATGATCGTAGTGTCTCGTTTCTTGTAATTAGAATACAAATTGGCTGCGCTCATCGTTCTGCTGCTAACATTTCCTATTTCTTTTGTGTGATTTGCAGAAAGACGAGTTTATCGACATGTTCTACCAAGAGTTGCTGAACACCCAAAACTACTCGTGACTGAACTAAaagatgcagcagcagcagttcccATTTCTCTTATATATTAATGTAGTTTTGAAATCCATCTGAAGCACTCATCTCTCAAGTCTGAGACCGTGTTTTGTATAGCTTTTTGCTCTATGTCGTTGTTGTTGGTTTTATACACAATCTTTGGTTACTGAAATATATTGATTTCAATTTCCTAgttcaattcaaaaaaaaatttgtcaCTTACTCTTAATTTTttgctaataaaaaaaaaacattctttCAAGTAACTCGTGTCAATTCTATTCTGTGTTAACTCGCGGATTGATTTAGATTTTCTTCCTGCAACCGAGATTAAAGTAGTTACTTGCATTAATAATCATGATTAGCACGACCATTTATAAAAATATACATATCATAACCGTCAGATTAAACAAATATCTCATTCGGTCAATGTATCAAACGATGCATCAGACTGTCGTAACTTCATTAAACAGCAAACGGCAGCATGAAATGAAGAGGTAGACAGATAGACGGGTGAGATTAAATCTCATCGAAACCAAAAAGACCCACTATTCAACTCCCCCCGGCTCTGGTAAATCCATCTTAAAAGCCATCGCCAAAACACTGAAACCATAACTTGGAAGAAAATCAGTGGAAATTCTCTCTAATGGCGGGGAGAAAAGGAAGACAAGAAGTGCTTGAATCAGTATACTCAGTAATAGCACTAGTATTTATACTAGTAGCTTGTGTTGAACTATGTGATGCAGCAACAGTTGTTGATGTATACAGACTTATTCAGTATGATATTAGTGGTGTTCCATATGGATCTCGTTTATCTAATCTAAATCATCACGCTTCATCTTTTCCGTTCTCTCCTGGAACTGATCTTTCTCGTACTGTTTTTGTCATCAATTTTCGTGATTTGAATCTCACTTCTATTCAAGGTATTACTCTTTTTattattcaaatttcatttttcgtTGAATCTAGTTTTATAATTGGAGTAAGTGATGATTAGATAACTTAAAATGCTGGCGATGAGAAACTTTATGGTTTTGTTTGTATTATTATACATTTGAATTTGTGATGGAGTATCGTTGAAGTTTTAGATCTGTTAGATCTTTGTTAATCTGGGAGTAAGTCTAGTGAATTTTCGAGAATTATGCTATATGTTTTGGCATTGGTAAATGGGTGATTGTTAGTTGACTAGAATTAGGTGATATAGGGAAAGAAATAGGAGGATGAGATTTCTTGTTGTGGTGATTTAGGTTAAACATTTGAAAGGAATTTGTAGTTTTAGGTATGATATAACAGTTTGTAGTATAAGAAGCGATATTCAGTATAAATCTATAATCCTTTCGGAAAAACTAGTGCCTTGTTGAATTTGTGTGAATGACTTGTTTTTTTAGGATAcactttctttctctctttccttACCAATCAAACTTTTATATAaattaaatgtttgatgttcttTCCGTACTAAAACTTATTGTAGCAGACGTCAATCCACCTGACTTATGATTTACTGACAAGTTAGCAAATAATCATTGCGCGATCAAGGCTATGCTATATTGTTATTCTGTGTATTTGCCATATAATTTGTTTTGTTTACGAGATCCACATTGTGTTGGTAGTTCTTCGATTTTGTATTTTATGGCATTGCTTTTAAACTCTTGGTAATGATAATGTAGAATATATCACTGAAAAGCGGCAATTGGGGGGTTTGCTACTTCTACTCCCTCAGAAGTTTAGTCCTTCTAACAAAGAAGTTGCCGAGGAAGGTGGTCAAACTCATGAACAAGAACAGACAAGAGGCCTTTTGATTGAATTGGAACAATTACTGATAGGCGCAAACATTCCCGTGAGTGCTTGTATCATCTTTGTTTTAGTATACATCGAAGTGTTATCATCTAGTCTCATATGAGATTAATATTTATAATGGCAGGTAAGTATTGGATATGGTAAATATGAGATTAATATTTATTACTAGTCATACTTCAGTTTGATTGTTTTCTTGAATAGCATTACAAATTACTCTTTAGCCGGCCATCAAtctatcatttcaatcatctaTGATACTTACCATAACTTCCTTTTTATAATTACAAATTACTCTTTAGCCGGCCATCAAtctatcatttcaatcatctaTGATACTTACCCTAACTTCCTTTTTATATATGGTACGGGGTTCATTATGAATTGATGGTTATCGTAAGATTCATATTTGTTGACATAAATTATGCAATTCACTAAACGAGCGAGTGAAGGCTATACGCGAACGTGCACACAATCAGAGTATACCCTAAAATTTTATAAAATGTTGCATGAACAGTGTTGGTTTCATTTCTAGCCTACCCCAATTTGTTTGGGACTAAAggcttggttgttgttgttgttgttgctgttgcatgAACAGTGTCTGTGTTGTTTTAGTATCTTGTCATGGATGTAAGTAAGTCTAATAGCTACTCGTGCTTTTAAGGGATTGAAGTCAGATTTCTCACACTCCTATTGTTGTATTTGAATTCATTTACCGTTCACTTGGTGATTGTGCACCCTCTTTATTCTTTTTCAGTATCCCGTATACTTTGCTTTTGAGGATGACAAAATTGATGCTGTGTTGGATGATATCAAGAGAAATGATGCTCTAGGGCAGCCTGCTACAGCAACTACTGGGGGGTTAGTTAACATAACCATTCTAAggaactttatctttttggatgtCTTATTTAGTCCTTAGGCTATCTTATTAGTTATCTTTTGCGTGTAGCTCAGTAGCGCACCTTGCATTGAATAAGTCGGGATAAGGAACCTTATCTTTTTGGATGTCTTATTTAGTCCTTAGGCTATCTCATTAGTATAATTGCTCATATGAACTCCTAAAGATAGTTATCTTTTGCGTGTAGCTCAGTAGCGCACCTTCCATTGAATAAGTTGGGATTTAGTGATTT encodes the following:
- the LOC113313993 gene encoding mRNA-decapping enzyme-like protein, which translates into the protein MSQQNGKLMPNLDQQSTKVLNLTVLQRIDPFVEEILITAAHVTFYEFNIDLNQWSRKDVEGSLFVVKRNAQPRFQFIVMNRRNTDNLVEDLLGDFEYEIQVPYLLYRNPSQEVNGIWFYNARECEDVANLFSRILSAYSRVPSKPQAPLIKSEFEELEAVPSMAVMEGPLEPSSSNASVMNEVPDTSSFVNFFSAAMNLGNPSNAANAGQPQPPTARIPLSSHAPSVVPSSVPTQQIPSYIPHSPSPPLPSYDSLESSNSNNPAANLLTPLFFVPSPSPSTLMAPQISSTVPNAPPLHPPVNLQRPYGTPLLQPFPPPTPSLSLTPAPSATPIPNFGPFLTREKVRDALLRIFQKDEFIDMFYQELLNTQNYS
- the LOC113312539 gene encoding uncharacterized protein LOC113312539, with the protein product MLLAPFKFPNMRFLQPIGLSGGLALLWKNGFICDVLSCEDNMIHVAVQCDPSQPELLLSCMYGYCDYSKKKVQWEFIKDIGLNIAQPWVFLGDLNFHILDSYSSASSSGDGFVNSIIQEVGLQGLGFIGREHTWSNNNLETGKKRSRLDMAPMTWLQDRTCAAEIAKAWEKSVQGSPGFKLIKRLQFTKITLSKWNKTHFGNIDQNHFKNISTSQTTIIEEQYYSHIPTLITEEDNNLLLLPPTDEEILKVLKSMESWSAPGPEGFQSGFYKSQ